A single Vigna radiata var. radiata cultivar VC1973A chromosome 8, Vradiata_ver6, whole genome shotgun sequence DNA region contains:
- the LOC106770289 gene encoding uncharacterized protein LOC106770289, with product MPDRPPPQVEKFDGTTNPDHHLRNFIDSMAFYTQSDPVKCRAFSLSLRGEALEWYYTLPPNSVDSFRTLMGMFKKQYSTNRYEEVTAAELVNLRQGKDETPRAFMHRYNHAARRIKGVSPEFIISSLPKCLKVGFVSESLYAELPSTLEELQQKNG from the coding sequence ATGCCCGACCGGCCTCCGCCTCAGGTTGAAAAATTTGATGGCACGACGAATCCAGATCATCATTTGCGGAACTTCATTGACTCCATGGCTTTTTACACTCAAAGTGACCCGGTAAAATGTCGGGCGTTCTCCCTGTCACTGAGGGGTGAAGCCCTAGAGTGGTATTACACCCTTCCACCCAATTCGGTGGATAGTTTCCGCACGCTGATGGGCATGTTCAAAAAGCAATACTCCACCAACCGATACGAGGAGGTTACTGCGGCCGAGCTAGTCAATCTCAGACAGGGGAAAGACGAAACTCCCAGAGCCTTCATGCATCGATACAATCACGCCGCTCGGAGGATAAAAGGTGTCAGTCCTGAATTCATCATTAGTAGTCTGCCCAAATGCCTAAAAGTGGGATTCGTCTCAGAAAGCTTATACGCCGAGTTACCCAGTACACTGGAGGAGTTGCAGCAAAAAAATGGCTAA